A stretch of the Macaca thibetana thibetana isolate TM-01 chromosome X, ASM2454274v1, whole genome shotgun sequence genome encodes the following:
- the LOC126945309 gene encoding spermatid nuclear transition protein 3, translated as MAKVTRKLKESSKVVEQSNPSTKQLISSTKGKNKTKKSCQPRARNGGKVKKIQRAIKRLLHGSSRKKSSSTSTEIPQKVKRVKRAKKFRPLAKIE; from the exons ATGGCTAAAGTTACTAGAAAATTGAAGGAATCTAGCAAAGTTGTGGAACAATCAAACCCAAGCACAAAACAATTAATCTCAAGCACAAAAGGGAAGAACAAGACGAAGAAATCCTGTCAACCCAGGGCCAGAAATGGGGGCAAG GTGAAGAAGATACAGAGGGCGATAAAACGACTGCTTCATGGGAGTTCAAGAAAAAAATCGTCTAGTACTAGTACAGAAATTCCACAAAAggtaaaaagagtgaaaagagcCAAGAAGTTTCGGCCACTAGCAAAGATTGAGTAG